In Salmo salar chromosome ssa14, Ssal_v3.1, whole genome shotgun sequence, the sequence GCAAAACTGTAGGAGCAGTCAACCaaacattagggtgtttttgtttgacacactcaaacatgaccaaagacatgactgaaacagAAACTAGTGATGGGCATTCCAGCTCTTTTCAGTGAGCCGGCTCGTTCGGCTCAGCTCACCAAAAAGAGCCGGCTCGtttggctcccaaacggctctttaaaaaaatatatgtttgtatttttttaaattaaacagtttgcgatagtttgactatgattggtgttaaaacaattctaattaaatGATTAAATtaaatcatactctaccttaaccacaatgtatttaaaaatgcattggtttgttatgaaaaggaatgctattaaacatttgcatttaaagtataacttttgaatgtatataaacaaagtgcatataaatctaaccattcaaaactaaaacaatctgaacagcataatagaatattgcaccatatcaaagaaaaataaataacaatgtgcaaaactgcagcatcccacttaaaacattaaactggtccctttattctctctcttctttattgccatgttataaccagcagcacacagcaatgctgaccatatttaGCTTTTATGAGAaatttgcattcagaaatgcaagctgcctcactttcgaggggctgatgcggtttcttctctcagtaattagttgtcccgttttcgagaagaccctctcagagggaacggatgtggccactatgcagagtctccctgtcatgactttagtaagccgtgggtagacagaggccttgttcctccaccagctcagaggatctgcagatctttagaggaggggctcctccaaataggatcggacctccattatggcatctgctgaaggattccttcgtgctgcatccccagttgctctctcgtcaaacagcatccaaacagcagatgtttgtggcactactgctggtgcttctgctccatctgatccctctccttcctgttgccctggtgcctgagccagctgactgctggggctgttcttccctgctgctgaggttattctttgaagagcctcatcaatcgctctggcatcactgaaggctaacttcttaaaccttgggtcaagtgcagcggtttctgatagcacgtgattatattccattctgtggaactttctgtccattgatgaacatagggtgtccatcaactctgCCACATGTCCTGtttgcttctctctggcggctggctgtgattcgctgcagacccttacacaggagtatcacttttgaggctgtcacatagctgaaaagagagaacagtaacttatttgttcaggttcatgttttgtctattgattctacattctcatctactgctcatatacatatataatactggattaaataatgatgtagtaataactgcttactgtacctctctccactgatctccacagtgacctgctcaaagggttccaggactctgcacacctccaccacatcccattcctcttgggtcagagcatcaataggtgcattgacaatggccagggtagagatgatggcatcctttgactcaaaaaaccgcttcaacatataaaatgttgaattccaccttgtagtgcagtcttgtttaggcctcagctcaggcatccccatctggcgttgtgtagactttagtttttcagcacctactgtgctcctgtggagCTTTGTCCACAGTGtgcttcatcaccttcagagcatctcttacagTTAGGTTGATTGTGTGGtcaagacatggatgatgggtaCATTTTAAGATTTTCATGGCTTTGGTTAAgttagctgcattgtcgctaacacaacagaccacttttccatctacttgccattctcATGCCACTcccaacagttcctctgccaagttctcagaggtgtctgtcgctgaactcaaagcagtccagaagacagctagacatcgAAAAATCTTCAAAGAAGTGATATGTAAccgacatgtaagaagtggttacccttgatgtccatcagtcagtggtaaggcaaactgcagtagctttttggactctttcccgcaatgaagcctgtgtgctctcatacagttgtggaataagtgattttgaaagggttttcttgcttggaattgtgtacattggattcagactattgctataatttctaaaacctctgtcctccTCGATCGAAAATGGTTGGAaatcggtggcaatcattttagccaatgcaatatcaatttgaccttgttttgctacagacatagactttggcataaactggtccatagaagactgctTTGCTGTGGGTCAcggagtaggcctacttgactgagtggataccggctccaccactatctctagcaggcccgctagtttctccaagctccgctacagctagcttcacagttgggtgcacagttcgcagaagccggtgtaggttgtgcgtagaaccggctttatatgagattttgttttggcaaattctacactgtgctctaacattgtcttttttattaaaatgcatccaaatgctactgtgcttcagactcattttccagctgttgttttcacagctgtccttcctctctctcctcgtctgctaagtgtgtgactgtgagtgagtcGTCTCGGCTCTCCCTCACGCATCTTTGGTTCATATATTTTGTTCGTTCTTTTAATTAGTCAATTCTATTCATTTAAGTATTTTGATTATTTGtatcttaatttttttattaatatATTTTGCTCTTCTGATATGTGAGCCGGctcccaacgttcacctacaagagccgGCTCTTAGACGAGTCGTTCGCAAACGACCCATCACTAACAGAAACCAATTTACCTGGGATATATACAAATTGGTGTGATATTTGTGGCTCTCTCTCAATTGATTATATAATGAACACATATATGATTTCAGTTTAtgagtgtgtgatatgggggttgAAGACATGTTTATTTCGACATTATAAAGAAAACGTTTTATGTTGCAGATCACCTCCCGTCGACTTCACTCCTCGACGTTCGGCTACGGTCGGTTGCTTTAGCCTTACCACTCAAACGAGCCCATTATTAGCTTTCAATGGAATGTCTCAActgttatttatttcacctttatttaaccaggtaggctagttgagaacaagttctcatttgcaactgcgacctggccaagataaagcatagcaattcgacacatacaacaacagagttacacatggaataaacaaaacatacagtcaataatacaactGTAACTATCCCATTATGGTACTTCTTCCTTCTTCTTAGTTTAGTTTTTTTATGATTGGGTTATCAATGGTAAATATCTTTAGCACAGTAATGTCCTCTTAAAGATGTTTCATCAAAGATGGTTTAGAAATTCTTCTTGTCTTGCCAAATTTTTAAGGGGTTTTGTTTACACACCTCCTtgacagtatatattttttcttttacCTGCCCTTCTGCCTGGTAGTCAGTCATTCGTTACCACAAACACAAGGTACAAAAAAAACTACTTTTTCTACCATTTCTcttcataaaatctgattttacatctaaccccaaccttaaccataCTTCTAACGTTATGCTTAACCCTATCCTTAAAGTATGACCGAAAAGCTAAgcgttgactttgtggctgtgctaacTAGTGGAAACTCTGTTCCCTTGACGACGTAAAATGTGTGATTCAAAAACAGTGACGTCACCGCGCCATTCCCATGTTGCTTTGCGAATCGCAGTCGAGCGTTTGTTCGATTTGTTGGTCTAAACATTTGTCTCTGTCTGGGCTGGAGAATAAATAAAATTGATTTATTTTTCCAAAAATCTCGCCAAACAAACAGTCTCAAACTTGGTGTATAACTGAGAGTCTTTGACGCTGCACGGTAGGTCAATCTGAAAAATAATTGTGTGAGAAACAAGTTCGAACGTTTGGAGATAAACAATCACAATAGCTAGCGTTAGCTAGATAGTGCTAACTTTTAGCCTATTCAGCGTGCTAATGGTAGTCTAGCTACTATCAGTGGCCTTATCTAATGGTGTTTAAAAGTGGCGCTCACGTTTGCTCTCTTGTCTTGAACTACGTTGGCTAGCTATTAATgcctaactagctaacgttagctttgtagctagctagtgcAACGAGCACTCAGGTTTGTCGActaattagctaacgttagctgtctacAACATCGATTAGTATTTATTGAGCAGACTAGTAGAGCTCTAATACGAAATTCCAAGAAATCCGCATATTTCCATTCCTTCATCGAGATACATGAAAGTGACAAGCGTAGTGTTAGTTATGGGATGGAAGTGATGTTCACCCGTTCTGAGGCCTTCTGTCAATGGGCTAAGTTTACAGGTCATGACATCAATAAGCAATGCCAACAGGTTTCTGATGATACTATATACACAACAAGCACGACAGAAGATAAATCGAGATTAGTGAACCAGCTGGTCAAGTCTCCACACAAAACGACCCCAATAGTTAGGTACAGTTTCCATAAGTCAAAGCAGTGCCAATAATCTGAGGTGTTGAGTTTATATACACCACGCAGTATCATATagtagtggttcccaaccttttttcgttactgtaccaccaagtcATTTTTTTCTCTGCCAGGAGTACTGCTGAAGTCAAGTCAATTTTACCagtaggccaagtaccccctgtggatacaGGCaaagtacccctggttgggaaccactgtcatagaggtggcaggtagcctagtggttagagctttgggccagtaaccaaaaggttgctggatcgaatccctgagttggcaaggtaaaaatatgttgttcttcccctgaacgaGGCGGTTAAcaaggccgtcattataaataagaatttgttcttaactgacttgcctagttaaataaaaaaaaatatatatatttttgaggaTCTGTGTAGATGACAATGTTTGTGAAGTTATATCCATTCTGTATCTTTTCTGGGGTGAATTTATAGAGCGAAACGGAACAAAATGAGAAGCGACCTACctgcatttgtccaatagaagCTCAAAtttttgttgcaaaatgttttgcaacatgtTTGCTACAGTGTCCAAATAATGAGTTGGCCTACTACATCCCTGttgtagggtggcaggtagcctagcagttaagatcATTGtgccagtaaccagaaggttgctggttcaaatctgcGAGCCCACTAGGTGAAAATTCTGTAGATgtccccttgagcaaggtacttaaccctagttgctctggataagagtgttcactaaatgactgaaatgtaaatgtgctCCTTTACAGACATGGACCAGGACTATGAGTGTCGGCTGCTCAGGCAGATCAACATCCAGAACGAGAATGCCAGCCCTTTAGTAAGTGCATAGACTCAATAAAAGTTGTGTATTATTCTGGATTGGCTTGTGGTGCACAATATCATTCAGTATTGAGATGGCATATGATGTTCATAGATGCCAACATCTAGATGTATTTGTCTGAATTGGTTGGCACACTCAGCTGACAGCATAATGTTCAGGGATTTCAAGAGTAAGTTCTAGTTCAGTTGATGGGATGTAGCGTATGGTCATCTATCCAGAGATACAAATCCCCTGAAAGTAGGTCAGGTGTACCAGTAGGCTGTCCTAGAGAACCAGTCTGTGTATTATTTTCTTGCTAAACTATATCAGACATACATTTAGCCTAAGCAgaacacactgtcagtgtttgaAGTTGATAGCTACTGAACAAAGACTATATAGATTTTTTCAGATTAGCTTGACAATAGTCTGATACTGGCTCCTCCCTTACATGTTTAATAACAACACTGCTTTGTGAAGACTAAAGAGGGTGTCTAATGTGTGACACGAGAGCTTTGTTGTCCAACCGTGTGTGAAGTCTAAAAGTTACGGTTTTATTCAATTAGTCGCTCTGTCAGGTCCCCTGATGTTTTGTCTGCATTAAAACCACCTCTCTGATTGACCCTTCCTGTTTACTTTACGTCAagtttcacccctctctccctgtggaaACCCATTAGAAAATAGGCATAGGCTACATCTTAGAGTATTCCTTTTAATTGTATCTCTATTGAACACCTCATCCGTGAATCACGAAATCCCCTTAGTTAATTGTTTATCTCGCTTGGGCTCTGCGGATCTCATGAGATATTAATGTGCAATGATTGTCATTTTCTCATCTCGTGGTTAAATTGTGCTCTCTGTGGACGAGTCCCTCTCTGACCCtgtatcccactctctctccccatgaagaAGGCCATAGATACAGTACGAGCCCTGACACCCACCAACTCCCCCCTGTCGTCACCAAGCAAACATGGCGACCGCTTCATCCCCTCCCGCGCCGGCGCTAACTGGAGCGTCAACTTCCACCGCATCAACGTGAGTCCCCCCGCAATGCActttgggattttgttttgtGTCCCAAGTTTTATATCTGTGTTGATCGTATCACTTGCTGGGTTTCTGTTTTCTGTCACCCTAATGAAGGGTGTTGTAGCTGCACCACGTCGGTGCATTTAAATTTTTTTGCTATGCATTAAACGATAAAGGCTTTTAAAATTGTTCCACTACATGAGAGTGCCTTGATTACTTCTGGAAGTTTGGTTGCAAAGGCTTTTCCGGCATTGTTTACTATCCAGCATCAAATCATCTATAGTATTTCACCCCATGATCAAAGAGCACCTCATGGATTAACTATAAACCAATAAAGCGCTCCTCTCCTGGCTCTACACATTAGTCACTGTTAATGTTGTTGTGTAGGAGAATGAGAAGTCTCACAATCAGAACAGGAAGACAAAGGATGGCACAACAGACACTAGCAAAGGTAAGCCTCTTGACTCTGTTGAATTTTTTGTGTTTCTGTTTTACGCATTCATTCTGTTTTACGCATTCATTCTGTTTTACGCATTCATTCTGTTTTACGCATTCATTCTGTTTTACGCATTCATTCTGTTTTACTCATTCATGCTGTTTTACTCATTCATTCTGTTttactcattcattcattcatacccATTACAATTGAGATGAacatatccctccctccttctagcGGACGGCCTGGCGTACTCTGCCCTACTGAAGAACGAGTTGCTGGGGGCAGGCATAGAGAAGGTCCAGGACCCCCAGTCAGAGGACCGCCGCCTCCAGCCCTCCACCCCCGCCAAGAGGAGCCTCTTCAGTGTACTTAACATAGGCCCTTATACATTCTGTTGGAATAGCGTCTTTTTCAAAGCTACCAGGGGTAGTGTATTGTGTGTGCTGCAGTTTTAATTTGTGTTAGTCGTACAACATGTTTACCTTTGATACTAAATATGCCAGTTGTTTGCGTTTACAGTATTCTGTCAGTGCCAAACGATCTCTACCCGAGGATGGCAACACAGTGTCTCCATACTCCTTGTCTCCTGTTAGCAGCAACAGGTATCCACCACTTTCACTTATGCATTGGTTTTATATTATATGGCTAACAGTGGTGTTCTAGTTCTCCTCTCATTCCATTATAATGAGTCTTTTCTGTGTCACATTGAATGAGTCATCCGTCTTGTCTCCTTGTCTCCCTCCTTGTAGTCAGAAGCTGTTACGGTCGCCTAGGAAACCCACGCGTAAGATCTCTAAGATCCCCTTCAAGGTGCTTGATGCTCCGGAGCTGCAGGATGACTTCTACCTCAACCTGGTGGACTGGTCCTCCCTCAACGTCCTCAGTGTCGGCCTGGGAACCTGCGTCTACCTCTGGAGCGCCTGCActagccaggtgtgtgtgtgaatgtttgtgtgttATCACACTGAAATCAGTGACACTGTCTCCGTTTATCGCAAATGCCTCTCTCTCGTAAACTCTTTCATATGATGTGAGTTGGAAATTGACAATCTATGGATTGTGTCTTTTGGTCTTCAGGTGACGCGTCTGTGTGACTTGTCAGTGGAAGGGGACTCTGTCACGTCAGTGGGCTGGTCAGAGAGGGTGAGTCTGTGTGCTTTAACTCCTACGTGTTATCATGTTCACCCCTTATTTACAGTTTACCCTATACCTCCAGGGCTCTGTAGTCCTGGCTCTATATGCTTATTTACAGTTTACCCTATACCTCCAGGGCTCTGTAGTCCTGGCTCTATATGCTTATTTACAGTTTACCCTATACCTCCAGGGCTCTGTAGTCCTGGCTCTATATGCTTATTTACAGTTTACCCTATACCTCCAGGGCTCTGTAGTCCTGGCTCTATATGCTTATTTACAGTTTACCCTATACCTCCAGGGCTCTGTAGTCCTGGCTCTATATGCTTATTTACAGTTTACCCTATACCTCCAGGGCTCTGTAGTCCTGGCTCTATATGCTTATTTACAGTTTACCCTATACCTCCAGGGCTCTGTAGTCCTGGCTCTATATGCTTATTTACAGTTTACCCTATACCTCCAGGGCTCTGTAGTCCTGGCTCTATACGCTTATTTACAGTTTACCCTATACCTCCAGGGCTCTGTAGTCCTGGCTCTATACGCTTATTTACAGTTTACCCTATACCTCCAGGGCTCTGTAGTCCTGGCTCTATACGCTTCATGGGGTGTGATGGATATGCCCTGATACCATGTGTGTCCGGTTATTGTactcttctctgtgtgtgtgtgtgtgtgtgtgtgtgtgtgtgtgtgtgtgtgtgtgtgtgtgtgtgggtggtttcTCAAGGGGAACTTAGTAGCGGTGGGGACTCATAAGGGCTATGTACAGATCTGGGACGCAGCAGCAGGGAAGAAACTGTCAGTACTGGAGGGACACACAGCCAGAGTGGGTGAGTAGGAGGAGGCTGGCTGtcctacagagagaagaggagagcttcTCCTCTGAGTCAGAGGAACGGTAGTGCTGCAACCATAGAATATAATATTTACTAATTCTATGGCTATGGCTTCATCATTAAATATTCATCCTTTAGTCAAAAGAAAACTATGAAAACTGAGTGCATTTCAgctgttttaatattttttgCAAAATATTTTTCTCTAGGTGCGTTGGCGTGGAATGCCGACCAGTTGTCGTCTGGCAGTCGTGACAGGGTTATCCTGCAGAGGGACATCCGAGCCCCGCCCCTCCAGTCAGAACGCCGTctccagggacacagacaggaagttTGCGGCCTCAAGTGGAGCACAGACCACCAGCTACTGGCCTCAGGGGGAAATGACAACAAGGTACACACAGTACAGACCACCAGCTACTGGCCTCAGGGGGAAATGACAACAAGGTACACACAGTACAGACCACCAGCTACTGGCCTGAGGGGGAAATGACAACAAGGTACACACAGTACAGACCACCAGCTACTGGCCTGAGGGGGAAATGACAACAAGGTACACACAGTACAGACCACCAGCTACTGGCCTGAGGGGGAAATGACAACAAGGTACACACAGTACAGACCACCAGCTACTGGTATCGGGGATTACAGGACAAACACAAACCTCTTGAATAACTATTGTACACTCCTGCTTATATCCTTATCCTATGGCATTAACTTCCCAGAAAAATAACAATCCCTCCCCATAGCTGCTGGTATGGAACCACTCCAGCGTTCTCCCGGTGCAGCAGTACACGGAGCACCTGGCAGCAGTGAAGGCCATCGCTTGGTCCCCCCATCAGCATGGCCTGCTGGCGTCTGGAGGGGGCACTGCCGACCGCTGCATCCGCTTCTGGAACACCCTGACAGGCCAGCCCCTGCAGTGCACCGACACA encodes:
- the LOC106569538 gene encoding fizzy-related protein homolog, which gives rise to MDQDYECRLLRQINIQNENASPLKAIDTVRALTPTNSPLSSPSKHGDRFIPSRAGANWSVNFHRINENEKSHNQNRKTKDGTTDTSKADGLAYSALLKNELLGAGIEKVQDPQSEDRRLQPSTPAKRSLFSYSVSAKRSLPEDGNTVSPYSLSPVSSNSQKLLRSPRKPTRKISKIPFKVLDAPELQDDFYLNLVDWSSLNVLSVGLGTCVYLWSACTSQVTRLCDLSVEGDSVTSVGWSERGNLVAVGTHKGYVQIWDAAAGKKLSVLEGHTARVGALAWNADQLSSGSRDRVILQRDIRAPPLQSERRLQGHRQEVCGLKWSTDHQLLASGGNDNKLLVWNHSSVLPVQQYTEHLAAVKAIAWSPHQHGLLASGGGTADRCIRFWNTLTGQPLQCTDTGSQVCNLAWSKHTNELVSTHGYSQNQILVWKYPSLTQVAKLTGHSYRVLYLAMSPDGEAIVTGAGDETLRFWNVFSKMRSTKESVSVLNLFTRIR